AACTCCCCGGCGCCCGGAACGCGGGCTGGCGTGATGGCCTGGCGGTACACGCTGAAGCTTGGCTGATTGAATTTATAGGCAAGCACAGGCTCTCCCATCGACCTGGCAAGCTCACCTGCATCGCGCACCGGCCCCTGTGTCACGGACAAGACACACGGGGCAATCACACCAAAAACCAACCCGGCCTGCAGCAAGCCGATCAAGACCAGGCCCTGCCAGACCGGCAGGCGGCGCCAGACAGAAATGGCCAACACCAGCAAGGCAAACAAGGCCAGCAGCCAGGATGCCGGACGGGCAAATGCTGCGGTCAACCCGTCAAGCAGGATGATTTCAAGCGGGCGCGTCAGATGTCCGGCCAGCCGTTCGAAAATCCAGGGCAAGGCCGCCAGCAGCAGCCCCCAGAGGACAACCGGCAGAAAGGCCAGCAAGCGTTGTTTGTCAATCTGGCGATGACGCGCCAGAAGAATGAACAAGGGGGTACAGCCGTAAAGCAGGTAATGCGGCAATTGGGTACGTGAAAAAGAGAAGAAGACCAGGACGACCGCAAACCAGCACATCAGGAAACGTTCGAACAACGCAGCCTCATCGGCTCGCTTCAGTCCCGCGAGAAGACGTCCGGCAATGGCCAGCAGCCAACCGGAAAAAGGCATCAGGACCAGTGGCAAGACCAGCAGGTAATAAAACGGATTGCCGCCGTGGCCTTCGAAAGTGCTGGCGTAGCGATTCAGGTTGTGTTGCAGGTAGAACCCGCGGAAAAAGGCATCGCCCTGATCAAGAAAAACCATCACATGCCAGGGCAGGACGATGGACAGGAAAATCACCCAGCCAGGCAGGAAAAATGCTGTGCGCAGCGCTTCGCGCCAGGCCCCTGCGGAAATAAAAAACAAACTTCCGATCACCAGTGGAAGAAAGACGGCCACCGGTCCCTTGGTCAGGAAACCCAAACC
The sequence above is drawn from the Dechloromonas sp. TW-R-39-2 genome and encodes:
- a CDS encoding glycosyltransferase family 39 protein; the encoded protein is MSSITFSALAGRFSASALLGGLSRCLTSPWAIILAVALAFLLNAHSLPLSDVDEGAFSEATREMLARGNLVSPTLNGEARHDKPILIYWLQAAAVYVLGVDEFSFRLPSILAALAWVVVLYRFVARQEEQSTAVVSVLAMVLSLQVGFVAKAAIADALLNLFICLALFAIYDLFLAGRKGLGTTAIRRQQCLIYLALGLGFLTKGPVAVFLPLVIGSLFFISAGAWREALRTAFFLPGWVIFLSIVLPWHVMVFLDQGDAFFRGFYLQHNLNRYASTFEGHGGNPFYYLLVLPLVLMPFSGWLLAIAGRLLAGLKRADEAALFERFLMCWFAVVLVFFSFSRTQLPHYLLYGCTPLFILLARHRQIDKQRLLAFLPVVLWGLLLAALPWIFERLAGHLTRPLEIILLDGLTAAFARPASWLLALFALLVLAISVWRRLPVWQGLVLIGLLQAGLVFGVIAPCVLSVTQGPVRDAGELARSMGEPVLAYKFNQPSFSVYRQAITPARVPGAGELVITRRDRLDSLAQEVAPLGVTEVYQRGFVSLLRVGESIAHE